The following are from one region of the Trichoplusia ni isolate ovarian cell line Hi5 chromosome 1, tn1, whole genome shotgun sequence genome:
- the LOC113493096 gene encoding uncharacterized protein LOC113493096 isoform X2: MPTDEACQNRRMASIPPSAFSAGRIRDTQRDMKVSNKTKGNESSKFFNTTFMELSPLKYNSKLMNSIWGLYNRYSPHNVKKINDAHTSGSELQQSAANSSNKNESMITLPSAKLDNVWAAMNVSQSH; encoded by the exons ATGCCTACGGATGAAG CCTGCCAGAATAGGAGAATGGCTTCGATCCCACCGTCCGCATTCTCGGCCGGCCGTATCCGCGACACCCAGCGTGATATGAAGGTGTCTAATAAGACCAAAGGCAACGAATCTTCCAAGTTTTTCAACACTACAT TTATGGAGCTATCGCCATTAAAATACAATAGCAAGTTAATGAACAGCATCTGGGGCCTGTACAACCGGTACTCGCCACACAACGTGAAGAAAATCAACGATGCCCACACTTCCGGTTCGGAGTTGCAGCA ATCGGCTGCCAACTCCAGTAACAAAAATGAATCCATGATCACTCTGCCTTCAGCCAAACTGGATAATGTTTGGGCTGCTATGAATGTATCTCAATCGCATTAA
- the LOC113493096 gene encoding uncharacterized protein LOC113493096 isoform X1 yields MVLLGTIQLTNTYSVSRGPVTRGLKIEAFNKLTNQTIFFNCKACQNRRMASIPPSAFSAGRIRDTQRDMKVSNKTKGNESSKFFNTTFMELSPLKYNSKLMNSIWGLYNRYSPHNVKKINDAHTSGSELQQSAANSSNKNESMITLPSAKLDNVWAAMNVSQSH; encoded by the exons ATGGTGCTGCTTGGCACGATACAACTAACTAACACGTACAGTGTGAGCAGGGGCCCTGTCACTAGAGGCCTCAAGATTGAAGCCTTCAATAAATTGACCAACCAAACCATTTTCTTCAACTGTAAAg CCTGCCAGAATAGGAGAATGGCTTCGATCCCACCGTCCGCATTCTCGGCCGGCCGTATCCGCGACACCCAGCGTGATATGAAGGTGTCTAATAAGACCAAAGGCAACGAATCTTCCAAGTTTTTCAACACTACAT TTATGGAGCTATCGCCATTAAAATACAATAGCAAGTTAATGAACAGCATCTGGGGCCTGTACAACCGGTACTCGCCACACAACGTGAAGAAAATCAACGATGCCCACACTTCCGGTTCGGAGTTGCAGCA ATCGGCTGCCAACTCCAGTAACAAAAATGAATCCATGATCACTCTGCCTTCAGCCAAACTGGATAATGTTTGGGCTGCTATGAATGTATCTCAATCGCATTAA
- the LOC113493014 gene encoding iron-sulfur cluster assembly 2 homolog, mitochondrial has protein sequence MLLKTRHAFRLGYCLLRNNLYSTRKAVAPVSTEGIVISDSCVQKLKQLCDGDNNFLRVCVESGGCSGFQYKFDLDSKLENDDKIFEKDGVKVVIDETSLDYIKGSTVDYHTELIRSAFRIVQNPNAELGCSCGASFSIKID, from the exons ATGTTGTTAAAAACTAGACACGCATTCAGACTTGGTTATTGTCTTCTTAGAAATAACCTATACAGTACTCGGAAGGCAGTTGCTCCGGTCTCTACCGAGGGTATAGTGATTAGTGACAGTTGTGTACAAAAACTGAAACAGTTATGCGATGGTGATAACAATTTCTTAAGGGTTTGTGTGGAAAGTGGAGGTTGTTCTGGTTTTCAATATAAGTTTGATTTGGATAGCAAATTGGAAAACGATGAcaa GATATTTGAAAAGGATGGTGTCAAAGTTGTGATTGACGAGACATCTTTAGACTACATCAAAGGCTCAACTGTAGATTACCACACCGAGTTAATAAGGTCTGCCTTTAGAATAGTTCAAAATCCAAATGCTGAACTAGGATGCTCCTGTGGTGCTAGCTTCtccattaaaattgattaa
- the LOC113493096 gene encoding uncharacterized protein LOC113493096 isoform X3, which yields MTCQNRRMASIPPSAFSAGRIRDTQRDMKVSNKTKGNESSKFFNTTFMELSPLKYNSKLMNSIWGLYNRYSPHNVKKINDAHTSGSELQQSAANSSNKNESMITLPSAKLDNVWAAMNVSQSH from the exons atga CCTGCCAGAATAGGAGAATGGCTTCGATCCCACCGTCCGCATTCTCGGCCGGCCGTATCCGCGACACCCAGCGTGATATGAAGGTGTCTAATAAGACCAAAGGCAACGAATCTTCCAAGTTTTTCAACACTACAT TTATGGAGCTATCGCCATTAAAATACAATAGCAAGTTAATGAACAGCATCTGGGGCCTGTACAACCGGTACTCGCCACACAACGTGAAGAAAATCAACGATGCCCACACTTCCGGTTCGGAGTTGCAGCA ATCGGCTGCCAACTCCAGTAACAAAAATGAATCCATGATCACTCTGCCTTCAGCCAAACTGGATAATGTTTGGGCTGCTATGAATGTATCTCAATCGCATTAA